Proteins found in one Thunnus maccoyii chromosome 5, fThuMac1.1, whole genome shotgun sequence genomic segment:
- the zgc:172145 gene encoding ferritin light chain, oocyte isoform-like yields MAEPAGKRLKSSLPLCKAHRSSTGSRAKHNMQAAVEEALCGVSSLLWDGAYRLQALACVFERDDVALPRVASFFHQEALKQQDEAEAMLGYLAERGGNYCGKDIQKPGCEAVCAVLPALELLQLQLKEEVGILVELSQLARKHGDPHTASVVKSHFLTPRVDRLKLLGDLLTSARRVGCTDNQAGGFGEYILNELQEELTG; encoded by the exons ATGGCTGAACCCGCAGGAAAGAGGTTAAAGAGCAGCCTGCCGCTGTGCAAAGCGCACCGGAGCTCCACGGGCAGCCGGGCCAAGCACAACATGCAGGCCGCCGTGGAGGAGGCTCTGTGCGGGGTGAGCAGCCTGCTGTGGGACGGAGCGTACCGGCTGCAGGCTCTG GCCTGCGTGTTTGAGCGGGACGACGTCGCTCTGCCCCGCGTTGCTTCTTTCTTCCACCAGGAGGCGCTGAAGCAGCAGGACGAGGCCGAGGCCATGCTGGGCTACCTGGCTGAGAGGGGGGGCAACTACTGTGGCAAAGACATCCAG AAGCCGGGCTGTGAGGCGGTGTGTGCCGTGTTACCTGCTctggagctgctgcagctccagctgAAAGAGGAAGTCGGCATCCTGGTGGAGCTCAGCCAGCTGGCCCGCAAACACGGCGACCCGCACACTGCCAGTGTTGTCAAAAGCCACTTCCTGACGCCGCGGGTGGACCGTCTGAAACTGCTGGGAGACCTGCTCACCAGTGCCCGCCGGGTGGGCTGCACCGACAACCAGGCGGGGGGTTTCGGGGAGTACATCCTGAATGAGCTGCAGGAAGAGCTGACCGGGTGA
- the myod1 gene encoding myoblast determination protein 1 homolog: MELSDISFPIPAADDFYDDPCFNTSDMHFFEDLDPRLVHVGLLKPDDSSSSSSSSPSSSSSSSPSSLLHPHHHAEVEDDEHVRAPSGHHQAGRCLLWACKACKRKTTNADRRKAATMRERRRLSKVNDAFETLKRCTTANPNQRLPKVEILRNAISYIESLQALLRGGQDDGFYPVLEHYSGDSDASSPRSNCSDGMTDFNDPTCQSTRRGSYDRSSYFSETANGGLKSDRSSVVSSLDCLSSIVERISTDNSSLLPAADGPGSPPTDPAGEAAAPGPVQVPSPTASQDPNLIYQVL, translated from the exons ATGGAGTTGTCGGATATCTCTTTCCCCATCCCTGCAGCTGATGATTTCTATGATGACCCCTGCTTCAACACCAGCGACATGCACTTCTTCGAGGACCTGGACCCGCGGCTGGTCCATGTGGGCCTGCTGAAGCCGGacgactcctcctcctcatcctcgtcctccccttcctcctcctcttcctcctccccgtCTTCCCTCCTGCATCCTCACCACCACGCCGAGGTGGAGGACGATGAGCACGTCCGCGCCCCCAGCGGGCACCACCAGGCGGGCCGCTGCCTGCTCTGGGCCTGCAAGGCCTGCAAGAGGAAGACCACCAACGCGGACCGGCGGAAGGCGGCCACGATGCGCGAGCGCCGGCGGCTCAGCAAGGTCAACGACGCCTTCGAGACGCTGAAGCGCTGCACGACGGCCAACCCCAACCAGAGGCTGCCCAAAGTGGAGATCCTGCGCAACGCCATCAGCTACATCGAGTCCCTGCAGGCGCTGCTGCGCGGCGGGCAGGACGACGGCTTCTACCCGGTGCTGGAGCATTACAGCGGGGACTCGGACGCCTCCAGCCCGCGCTCCAACTGCTCCGACGGCATG ACAGATTTTAACGACCCGACCTGTCAGTCAACCAGAAGAGGAAGTTATGACAGAAGCTCTTATTTCTCCGAGACTGCAAACG GAGGTCTGAAGAGCGACCGGAGCTCGGTGGTCTCCAGTCTGGACTGTCTGTCCAGCATCGTGGAGCGGATCTCCACCGACAACAGCAGCCTGCTGCCGGCCGCCGACGGCCCCGGGTCCCCGCCGACAGACCCGGCCGGTGAGGCGGCGGCCCCCGGGCCCGTCCAGGTCCCCTCCCCAACCGCCAGCCAGGACCCCAACCTGATCTACCAAGTCCTATag